One window from the genome of Fulvivirga lutea encodes:
- a CDS encoding glutamate synthase subunit beta: MGKVDGFLKYDRELPKSRPADKRTDDFKEIYEEFPEQKTREQAARCMDCGIPFCHKGCPLGNIIPEFNDAVYREHWDEAIELLLSTNNFPEFTGRICPAPCEASCVLGINKPPVAIEHIEKTIAEKAYDKGYITPNPPLNRTGKTVAVIGSGPAGLAAADQLNKAGHTVTVFERDDRIGGLLRYGIPDFKLEKWVVERRVKLLEEEGIIFITNCEIGKDKLAAEVMEDFDVIVICTGSTIPRDLNIPGRNAKGVHFAMEFLTQQNKKVSGDTINPKDIISAKDRHVVVIGGGDTGSDCIGTSHRQGAKSVVQLELMPKPLNQRTDKDPWPLWPMTLRTSSSHEEGGERKWSVLTKEFVTDEHGQVKELKLVPLEWIEDKNGKKSFEERTDQEYTIKCDLALLAVGFTAPEKGVLDQFNVKVAPSGIIRSNNYKTNRTKIFTAGDARRGQSLVVWAISEGREAAYYVDEFLMGSSNLERKSNSITALENA, from the coding sequence ATGGGAAAAGTTGATGGTTTTTTAAAATACGATCGTGAGCTGCCAAAATCGAGGCCGGCAGATAAGCGGACAGATGATTTTAAGGAGATTTATGAAGAGTTTCCAGAACAAAAAACGAGGGAGCAGGCTGCACGATGCATGGATTGTGGCATACCTTTTTGTCACAAGGGCTGTCCACTCGGTAACATCATACCTGAATTTAACGATGCTGTTTATCGTGAACATTGGGATGAAGCCATTGAATTACTTCTATCCACCAATAACTTTCCTGAATTCACAGGTAGAATTTGCCCGGCACCTTGCGAAGCCAGCTGTGTTTTGGGAATAAATAAGCCTCCTGTTGCTATAGAACATATCGAAAAAACTATCGCTGAAAAGGCGTATGATAAAGGCTATATTACTCCCAACCCACCACTGAACAGAACGGGTAAAACTGTAGCTGTTATAGGTTCAGGACCAGCAGGACTAGCGGCAGCCGATCAGCTAAACAAAGCGGGGCATACCGTTACTGTTTTTGAGCGCGATGATAGAATTGGAGGATTATTGCGCTATGGCATCCCGGATTTTAAGCTTGAAAAGTGGGTAGTGGAAAGAAGAGTTAAGTTATTGGAAGAAGAAGGAATCATCTTTATCACTAACTGCGAGATAGGCAAAGATAAATTGGCCGCTGAAGTAATGGAAGATTTTGATGTGATTGTGATCTGCACGGGGAGCACCATTCCAAGAGATCTCAACATTCCTGGTAGAAATGCCAAGGGCGTCCATTTTGCCATGGAGTTTTTAACACAACAAAACAAAAAGGTATCTGGCGACACAATCAACCCTAAAGACATTATATCTGCTAAAGATCGGCATGTTGTAGTGATTGGAGGTGGTGATACCGGCTCAGACTGTATTGGGACTTCACACCGACAAGGGGCTAAATCTGTTGTGCAACTAGAACTAATGCCAAAGCCTTTAAATCAAAGAACGGATAAAGACCCTTGGCCATTGTGGCCTATGACCTTACGTACTTCCAGTAGCCACGAAGAAGGGGGTGAAAGAAAGTGGTCTGTACTTACAAAAGAGTTTGTGACTGATGAACATGGCCAGGTAAAGGAGTTAAAACTAGTACCATTGGAATGGATTGAAGATAAAAATGGCAAAAAGTCATTTGAAGAACGCACAGATCAAGAATATACCATTAAGTGCGATTTAGCGCTATTGGCCGTTGGTTTTACGGCACCCGAAAAAGGTGTGTTAGACCAATTCAACGTTAAAGTAGCCCCAAGTGGGATTATCAGATCGAACAACTATAAAACAAATAGAACCAAAATTTTTACTGCCGGTGATGCCCGCAGAGGACAATCACTAGTGGTTTGGGCAATTTCTGAAGGTAGGGAAGCCGCCTATTATGTCGATGAATTTTTAATGGGAAGCAGTAATTTAGAGCGTAAAAGTAATAGTATTACAGCTCTGGAAAATGCCTAA
- the gltB gene encoding glutamate synthase large subunit, with translation MKGLYTPELEHDSCGIGCIANIDGHASADIIQDALTMLENMEHRGGTGSDPDSGDGAGILMQVPHNYLAKKVSDLGFQLPNFGHYGIGMIFFPRIKSVREACKALMTEIAKEMGFSIIGYRTVPVDHTIPGSESRRVEPIIEQVFLAHQSAKEEELERKLLLFRNYATHKINSEVIGSNGEFYLPSLSYKVIIYKGQLRTDQLRSYYLDLQSKDLTSALAVVHSRFSTNTFPNWKLAQPFRYIAHNGEINTIKGNVTKMKSKEAIMKSEYYSDEEFQKLLPITDPQNSDSANLDALVEMLTINGRSLPHVMMMLVPEAWQDNKLMNKQRKAFYKYHASMMEPWDGPAALIFSDGNMVGATLDRNGLRPSRYCITKDSRLIISSEAGALPIDFSNVEKNGRIQPGKMLIADLRKGEVRYDNEIKKEITNQQPYDDWIKKHRVKLRLIKANESKDLNLDQQKLTTLQQAYGYTAEDLKLILKPMAEKATEPVGSMGADTPLAVLSNQSQHISNYFKQLFAQVSNPPIDPIRERMVMSLFTRVGKSLNLLAETPEHTKQVHISQPVLLNSDIEKFKQFGKMGLDYAVLNSTFNADGLPGRLEQGLDELCLMATKAVKEGKSILIISDKAINEDRAPIPSLVAIGAVHHHLVANNLRTEVGLIVEAGDVWETHHFATIIGYGASGINPYLALETIRHLHLNNELESTITLQESLSNYQQAIGYGLLKILSKIGISTLQSYQSAQIFEALGISRRVVDRCFKGTITRIEGLDFDGLAREALAKHQAAFKTNRKRLEVGGVYQWRQRGEKHLFNPDTIHLLQHSTRTKNYGLYKKYANLINDQTKDSLTLRGLLEFRNRAPIPIEEVEPVENIFKRFATGAMSFGSISHEAHSTLAIAMNRIGAKSNSGEGGEDEIRFERKENGDWERSAIKQVASGRFGVTSNYLTNADEIQIKIAQGAKPGEGGQLPGHKVDDWIGRVRHATPGVGLISPPPHHDIYSIEDLAQLIYDLKNANQQARINVKLVSEAGVGTVAAGVSKANADVVLISGADGGTGASPISSIRHAGLPWELGLAEAHQTLVKNNLRNRITVQTDGQIRTGRDLAIATLLGAEEWGISTAALVVEGCIMMRKCHLNTCPVGIATQNEELRKLFTGNPDHVVNFFTFLANDLREIMASLGFRTINEMVGKTEVLKIRNNIEHWKLKDLDLSPILYKEYTPDSIGTFKQIEQDHELDNVLDRQLIASAKEAIHNQGNATGTFPIKNTDRTVGAMLSNEISKVHGSKGLNDNAINFKFEGSAGQTFGGFLTKGVSFKLEGEANDYFGKGLSGGQLTIYPSLKSTFEAAQNIIIGNVAFYGATSGKAFINGSAGERFAVRNSGAELVVEGVGDHACEYMTGGRVIILGKTGKNFAAGMSGGIAYVFDDSKSFKKKCNMGMVGIDALDVEDESYLKEMLEKHINETDSKVAKEALSDWNNIKHSVVKVIPHEYKAILEKSKKVQTSKVA, from the coding sequence ATGAAAGGACTTTATACCCCCGAACTTGAGCATGATTCATGCGGCATTGGCTGTATTGCTAATATTGATGGTCACGCTTCTGCTGACATTATACAAGATGCCCTTACAATGCTTGAAAACATGGAGCACCGTGGTGGTACTGGTAGCGATCCTGATTCTGGGGATGGCGCAGGAATACTCATGCAAGTTCCGCATAATTACTTAGCTAAAAAGGTATCTGATTTGGGGTTTCAGCTTCCAAATTTTGGCCACTATGGTATAGGAATGATTTTCTTCCCTAGGATTAAGTCTGTACGTGAAGCATGTAAAGCGTTAATGACCGAAATAGCCAAAGAAATGGGTTTTAGTATTATTGGCTATCGGACTGTGCCTGTAGACCATACCATTCCAGGCTCAGAATCTCGAAGGGTAGAACCCATTATTGAGCAGGTATTTTTAGCGCATCAATCAGCCAAAGAAGAAGAATTGGAGAGGAAACTTCTTCTCTTTAGAAATTATGCAACACATAAAATCAACTCAGAAGTAATAGGAAGTAATGGCGAATTTTATCTTCCGAGCCTCTCTTACAAAGTAATCATTTACAAAGGTCAGCTTCGTACAGATCAACTGAGATCCTATTACCTGGACTTGCAAAGCAAAGATTTAACAAGCGCCTTAGCTGTTGTTCATTCACGTTTTTCAACAAACACTTTCCCTAATTGGAAGCTTGCTCAACCATTCCGGTACATCGCACATAATGGCGAAATAAATACAATAAAAGGGAATGTAACTAAGATGAAGTCTAAGGAGGCCATTATGAAATCTGAGTATTACTCAGACGAAGAGTTTCAAAAATTGCTTCCTATAACAGATCCGCAGAATTCTGACTCTGCCAATCTCGATGCGTTGGTGGAAATGCTCACCATCAATGGGAGAAGCTTGCCCCATGTAATGATGATGTTAGTACCCGAAGCCTGGCAGGATAATAAGCTAATGAATAAACAGCGAAAGGCTTTTTATAAATATCATGCCTCAATGATGGAGCCCTGGGATGGTCCTGCGGCATTAATTTTCTCAGATGGTAATATGGTAGGCGCAACCCTAGACCGTAATGGCCTGCGACCTTCGAGATATTGCATCACAAAAGATAGTCGGTTAATCATTTCATCTGAAGCCGGAGCATTGCCCATTGATTTTTCCAATGTGGAGAAGAATGGCCGCATACAGCCGGGTAAAATGCTAATCGCTGATTTAAGAAAAGGCGAGGTTAGGTATGATAATGAAATCAAGAAAGAAATAACCAATCAGCAGCCTTATGATGATTGGATCAAAAAACATCGTGTAAAGCTTCGATTAATTAAGGCAAATGAATCAAAAGATTTAAATCTGGATCAGCAAAAACTGACAACACTGCAACAGGCATATGGCTATACGGCCGAAGATTTAAAATTGATACTCAAGCCAATGGCCGAAAAAGCTACGGAACCTGTTGGGTCTATGGGTGCCGATACTCCATTGGCAGTATTGTCCAACCAAAGTCAGCATATATCAAATTACTTTAAGCAGCTCTTTGCTCAGGTAAGCAACCCACCCATCGACCCGATTAGGGAAAGAATGGTTATGTCGTTATTTACCAGGGTAGGTAAAAGTTTAAATCTATTAGCCGAAACTCCCGAGCACACCAAACAAGTGCACATTTCGCAGCCAGTACTTCTAAACTCAGATATTGAAAAGTTCAAGCAATTCGGGAAAATGGGTTTAGATTATGCTGTACTAAATTCCACATTTAATGCAGATGGACTTCCTGGGCGTTTAGAACAAGGCTTGGATGAATTATGTCTTATGGCGACTAAGGCGGTGAAGGAAGGGAAAAGCATATTAATAATTTCTGATAAAGCAATTAATGAAGATAGAGCCCCAATCCCATCACTTGTTGCCATAGGTGCAGTACATCATCATTTAGTTGCAAACAATTTACGTACTGAAGTTGGCCTGATTGTAGAGGCAGGAGACGTTTGGGAAACACATCACTTCGCAACAATTATTGGTTATGGAGCCAGTGGAATCAATCCGTACCTTGCACTAGAAACTATCCGTCATCTTCATTTAAATAATGAACTAGAGAGCACAATTACCTTGCAAGAATCTCTCAGCAATTACCAACAGGCTATTGGTTATGGATTACTTAAAATTCTATCCAAGATTGGCATCAGTACACTGCAATCGTATCAGTCGGCTCAAATTTTTGAAGCACTGGGTATTAGCAGAAGAGTGGTTGATCGGTGTTTCAAGGGTACAATCACAAGAATAGAAGGGTTGGATTTTGATGGTTTGGCGCGTGAAGCATTGGCAAAACATCAGGCCGCATTTAAGACTAATAGAAAAAGATTAGAAGTAGGTGGTGTTTATCAATGGCGACAAAGGGGTGAAAAACACTTATTTAACCCTGATACCATTCACTTATTACAGCATTCTACAAGAACTAAGAATTACGGTTTATATAAAAAATATGCAAACCTGATTAATGATCAGACAAAAGACTCATTGACATTACGCGGGTTATTGGAATTTAGAAATCGTGCTCCAATTCCTATCGAAGAAGTTGAGCCAGTAGAAAATATTTTCAAGCGTTTTGCAACAGGAGCTATGTCTTTTGGTTCCATTTCGCATGAAGCGCACAGCACGTTAGCCATTGCCATGAATCGCATAGGCGCAAAAAGTAACAGCGGTGAGGGCGGTGAAGATGAAATCCGCTTTGAGCGTAAAGAAAATGGCGACTGGGAGCGCTCTGCAATTAAACAGGTAGCCTCTGGTCGTTTCGGTGTTACCAGCAATTACTTAACCAATGCTGATGAAATTCAGATAAAAATAGCACAAGGTGCTAAACCTGGCGAAGGCGGTCAACTTCCCGGCCATAAAGTAGATGATTGGATAGGCAGAGTACGGCACGCTACCCCAGGAGTAGGTTTAATATCACCTCCACCCCATCATGATATTTATTCCATTGAAGATTTAGCCCAACTGATTTATGATTTAAAAAATGCTAACCAGCAAGCTAGAATAAATGTAAAACTAGTTTCTGAAGCGGGTGTTGGCACAGTGGCTGCCGGTGTTTCAAAAGCCAATGCAGATGTTGTACTTATCTCCGGAGCTGATGGTGGAACAGGAGCTTCTCCTATCAGTTCGATAAGACATGCAGGTTTACCCTGGGAATTAGGGTTAGCTGAAGCACATCAAACATTGGTTAAAAACAATCTAAGAAACCGCATTACAGTTCAGACCGATGGGCAGATAAGGACAGGCCGAGACCTGGCCATTGCCACATTGTTAGGGGCAGAAGAATGGGGAATTTCAACAGCTGCATTGGTGGTAGAAGGTTGTATTATGATGCGCAAATGTCATTTGAATACATGCCCCGTTGGCATTGCCACTCAAAATGAAGAACTACGAAAACTTTTTACGGGCAATCCGGATCATGTGGTGAATTTCTTCACCTTTTTAGCGAATGATTTAAGGGAAATTATGGCATCGTTAGGATTTAGAACCATTAATGAAATGGTAGGTAAAACCGAGGTGTTGAAAATCAGAAATAATATTGAACACTGGAAGCTTAAAGACCTTGACCTATCTCCAATCTTATACAAAGAATATACGCCTGATAGTATAGGTACCTTCAAGCAAATAGAACAAGACCATGAATTGGATAATGTGCTAGACAGACAGTTGATAGCTTCCGCTAAAGAAGCCATCCACAATCAGGGAAATGCAACTGGCACTTTTCCCATAAAAAACACAGACAGAACAGTTGGCGCCATGCTTTCCAATGAAATAAGCAAAGTACATGGCAGCAAAGGCCTTAATGATAACGCTATTAATTTCAAATTTGAGGGCTCAGCAGGGCAAACTTTCGGTGGTTTCTTAACCAAAGGAGTTTCTTTCAAATTGGAAGGCGAAGCAAATGACTATTTCGGCAAAGGTTTATCAGGCGGACAATTAACGATCTACCCAAGCCTGAAATCTACTTTTGAAGCCGCACAAAATATTATAATTGGTAACGTAGCATTCTACGGTGCTACTAGCGGCAAAGCATTTATTAATGGTTCTGCTGGTGAGCGATTTGCTGTGAGAAATTCGGGTGCCGAATTGGTAGTAGAAGGTGTTGGTGACCATGCGTGCGAGTACATGACGGGCGGAAGAGTGATTATCCTAGGTAAAACAGGTAAAAACTTTGCTGCTGGCATGAGCGGTGGCATTGCCTATGTTTTTGATGACTCTAAATCATTTAAAAAGAAATGCAACATGGGCATGGTAGGTATTGATGCTTTGGATGTTGAGGACGAATCATACCTAAAAGAAATGCTTGAGAAGCATATTAATGAGACTGATAGTAAAGTTGCGAAGGAAGCCCTGTCTGATTGGAATAATATCAAACATTCAGTGGTGAAAGTTATTCCGCATGAATACAAAGCTATTTTGGAAAAGAGTAAGAAAGTTCAAACCTCAAAAGTGGCATAA
- a CDS encoding YdeI/OmpD-associated family protein — protein MPKIDKDYLLKKFPGKGGWTYAEIPEIPMDPKSPFGWVRVNVSIDGFEMKKYKLMPMGNGQLFLPVKAEIRKKIKKEAGDTVHVIMEIDQSSLETPQEILDCFANEPKSSFDFYNSLTQDEQKVYLDWIYDAKTEEKRAKRIIEMMDKLAEGRKFYQ, from the coding sequence ATGCCTAAAATTGATAAAGACTACCTATTAAAAAAATTCCCCGGAAAAGGCGGCTGGACATACGCTGAGATTCCTGAAATACCCATGGACCCAAAATCTCCTTTTGGTTGGGTAAGAGTAAATGTAAGTATCGATGGTTTTGAGATGAAGAAGTACAAGCTCATGCCCATGGGCAACGGTCAATTGTTTCTACCAGTAAAAGCTGAAATTAGAAAGAAGATAAAAAAGGAGGCCGGTGATACTGTTCATGTCATAATGGAAATTGACCAATCATCATTAGAGACACCTCAGGAAATTCTTGACTGTTTTGCCAATGAGCCAAAATCATCATTCGATTTCTACAATTCGCTCACTCAAGATGAACAAAAAGTCTATCTCGATTGGATTTATGACGCTAAAACTGAAGAAAAAAGAGCCAAACGTATAATTGAGATGATGGATAAGTTGGCTGAGGGGCGAAAATTCTATCAATAG
- a CDS encoding ammonium transporter, translating to MTKNSGSKAFFIVLAGLVLLSLVFNAEYEAIGSTETLDTGDMAWMIVSSAFVLLMTPGLAFFYGGMVNKKNVISTMLQSFVALGVISILWVIVGFSLAFGDSIGGIIGNPLTYFNFKGVTVSPNPDFSETIPFLLFALFQLKFAIITPALITGSFAERIRFRSYILFMILFSLFIYAPLAHMTWHPDGLFRNWGVLDFAGGTVVHMSAGFAALAGSIFLGNRRVRLEEPANIPYVILGTSLLWFGWFGFNAGSALGANIDAVIAFANTNLASAASMITWIFLDRFRNKKMSALNACIGAIVGLVAITPAAGFVTLSQSIFIGFTAAIVSNFAISLNKRSGIDDTLDVFPSHGVGGIVGMILTGVLANDVGLIHGETTTFFYHLLALGIVTVFTFGGSLLLYKITDFLIPVRVTMNQEIRGLDNSQHGEAA from the coding sequence ATGACTAAAAATTCAGGAAGTAAGGCTTTTTTTATAGTCCTTGCAGGGTTAGTACTGCTTTCTTTGGTGTTTAATGCAGAATATGAAGCCATTGGAAGCACCGAAACGCTAGATACGGGAGATATGGCATGGATGATAGTTTCCAGTGCTTTTGTTTTACTAATGACTCCTGGCTTGGCGTTCTTCTATGGCGGAATGGTGAATAAAAAGAACGTTATCTCCACTATGCTTCAAAGCTTTGTTGCACTAGGGGTTATCAGCATCCTGTGGGTAATTGTAGGTTTTAGCTTAGCCTTTGGAGATAGTATTGGCGGTATTATTGGGAACCCTCTTACGTATTTTAATTTTAAAGGCGTAACCGTTTCTCCTAATCCGGATTTTTCAGAGACAATTCCCTTTCTGCTCTTTGCTTTATTTCAGTTAAAGTTCGCAATCATCACACCGGCTCTTATCACTGGTAGTTTTGCTGAAAGAATCAGGTTCAGAAGCTACATTTTATTCATGATCTTGTTTTCACTATTCATATATGCTCCATTAGCACACATGACATGGCACCCGGATGGGTTATTCAGAAACTGGGGTGTTTTAGATTTTGCTGGCGGCACAGTAGTTCATATGTCAGCAGGCTTTGCAGCTTTGGCAGGTTCCATATTCTTAGGAAATAGAAGAGTGAGGCTAGAAGAACCCGCCAACATACCATATGTAATTTTAGGAACTAGTCTTTTATGGTTTGGGTGGTTTGGCTTTAATGCAGGTTCTGCTTTGGGTGCCAATATTGATGCTGTTATTGCATTTGCTAACACCAACCTTGCCTCCGCTGCCAGTATGATTACCTGGATATTCCTTGATCGATTTAGAAACAAGAAAATGTCTGCCCTCAATGCATGCATTGGCGCCATAGTAGGTCTTGTTGCCATCACGCCTGCTGCAGGGTTTGTTACACTAAGTCAAAGTATATTTATCGGATTTACCGCAGCCATTGTATCTAATTTTGCAATTAGCTTAAACAAAAGATCTGGGATTGATGATACACTCGATGTATTTCCTAGCCACGGTGTTGGAGGAATCGTTGGAATGATATTAACAGGGGTACTAGCTAATGACGTTGGTTTGATACATGGAGAGACAACTACTTTCTTTTATCATTTACTGGCATTAGGAATAGTTACAGTATTCACATTTGGAGGAAGTCTTTTGCTATACAAAATAACTGATTTCTTAATTCCTGTTCGCGTAACGATGAACCAGGAAATTAGAGGATTAGACAACTCTCAACATGGAGAGGCCGCTTAA
- a CDS encoding ion transporter translates to MRRQIRQLVESVEFQNTVVFVIIFCSIVLGIETFFYKKLVLFEAVDLIFTLFFVVEIILRLLAAKSLSSFFHICTIRIKKKQKRNRTVNKLQFLFEEKGFWNVFDTTIVVLSVIGLMSHWVEHPEFLVVSRLFRVSRIFRLLEISSELRNVEKKIITIIPTVFSFALLLGILIYIYSIIGIYLFGHHAFEKADFSDLPAAALTLFQLMTLDGWSEIMNDVAALEYDNWFYKGYFISFVILTAIISFNVFVAVLTTQVHDRMQEEAKNAEKKLRNTIESDIEEAEEEVLKSMEMMLSEIRDLKAEVKSLKNG, encoded by the coding sequence ATGAGACGTCAAATCAGACAGTTAGTCGAGAGTGTTGAATTTCAGAACACCGTTGTTTTTGTAATCATATTTTGCTCCATTGTATTAGGTATCGAAACCTTCTTTTATAAAAAGCTCGTATTGTTCGAAGCTGTCGACTTAATATTTACTTTGTTCTTTGTGGTCGAAATAATACTGCGCCTGTTAGCAGCAAAGAGCTTGTCCTCTTTTTTTCACATTTGTACGATAAGAATAAAGAAAAAACAGAAAAGAAATCGAACCGTTAATAAGCTGCAATTTCTATTTGAAGAAAAAGGATTTTGGAATGTGTTTGACACAACTATCGTTGTATTGAGTGTGATAGGTCTGATGTCACATTGGGTAGAACATCCGGAGTTTCTTGTGGTAAGCAGACTCTTCCGAGTATCAAGAATATTTCGTCTCCTTGAAATTAGTAGTGAACTGCGCAACGTTGAAAAGAAAATCATCACCATCATTCCAACAGTGTTTTCCTTTGCTCTACTATTAGGCATACTTATATATATTTATTCAATCATTGGTATATACCTTTTCGGCCATCATGCTTTTGAAAAGGCTGACTTCTCAGACCTTCCGGCAGCTGCTCTTACATTATTTCAGTTAATGACTTTAGACGGTTGGTCGGAGATTATGAACGATGTTGCCGCACTGGAATATGACAATTGGTTCTACAAGGGGTATTTTATAAGCTTTGTAATTCTCACCGCCATTATCAGTTTCAATGTATTCGTTGCCGTACTAACCACTCAAGTGCACGACCGCATGCAGGAAGAAGCCAAGAATGCTGAAAAAAAACTTAGAAACACCATAGAGTCTGATATAGAAGAGGCAGAGGAAGAGGTTTTAAAAAGTATGGAAATGATGTTAAGCGAAATAAGAGACCTCAAAGCAGAAGTAAAATCTTTAAAAAATGGATAA